DNA sequence from the Streptomyces canus genome:
GTCGGCACCGTACGGCGAGAGGTTCTCGGCGGGCGGGAAGGCGAGGGCGACGCGGAGGCGGGAGCCGTCGCCTCCGGGGGCGCCGCCGTCGGAGCCTTCAGAACCCGCGGAGGCGAAACAGGCGGTGAGGACGGGGGCGAGCAGCAGGGAGCCAAGCAGGTGACGGCGTCGCATGGTTGTCCTATCGCCCCATCGGTATCTCGAAGTGGACGACGCCGCTCGCGCCGCCCGTGGTCTCGCGTTCGTCGTGGACGACCTTGCCGAGCGTGCGCCAGAAGGGTTCGGCGCCCGGGACCGCGGGGTCGGTGTGCAGATACACGGAGCGGTAGCCGCCGTCGGCGGTCGCGAAGGCGAGCAGCTCGTCGACCAGGCGGCGCGCGAGGCCGCGCCTGCGGTGCTCGGGGCGGACGTAGATCCGGCGCAGCTGGGCGGTCTCGCCGGAGGGGTAGCGCTCGGCCAGCTCGCGCGGGTTCGGCGGGTGGGCGGGGCCGCGGGAGTCGAGGGCGGCGGTGGCCACGACGGTCCCGTCCTGCGGGGCGAGGGCGACAAGGAGGGTGTGGCGGGCCGGGACGAGATAGGCGGCGGCCGGGTCGATGATGTCGCCGTGCCAGCGCGGCACGTACCCGGTTCCGAAGTCGCGGTAGACGGTGTCGAGCATCACGGCTCGCGCACCTCCGAGGTCGTCCGGGCACGCGGCCCTGATGCTGTAGTTATGCACTTGCACATCTTATGCATTAAGCCTTCCAGCTTGATCGCGGGGCGATTTGACAGTGATCGAATGGACGCCATAGAACCTACCAACATGACATCCATTTTCAAAAAGGTGGAGCGGTAGTGCGTATCGCGTTCGTCGGCAAGGGCGGCAGCGGCAAGACCACCCTGTCGGCGCTCTTCTCCCGCCAACTGGCCCGTTCCGGCGCACCGGTGCTGGCCGTGGACGGCGACATCAACCAGCATCTCGCCGAGGCGCTGGGCCACGACGGCGACGACCTGGGTGCCCCTCCGCTGGGCGCGCACATGGCCGACATCAAGGACTACCTGCGCGGCGCCAACCCGCGCATCGCCTCCCGCGAGGCGATGATCAAGACGACCCCGCCGGGCCGCGGCTCACGTCTGCTTCGGCTGCTGGGCGATGACGAACTGCACGCCAGACACGTCCGGCGGGTGGGTGACGTCCCGCTGATGGTGACGGGCGAGTTCGACGAGAGCGATCTCGGCGTGGCCTGCTACCACTCCAAGCTGGGCGGGGTGGAGCTGTACCTCAACCACCTGGTCGACGGCCCCGGCGAGTACGTCGTCGTCGACATGACGGCCGGCGCGGACGCGTTCGCCTCGGGCCTGTTCACCCGCTTCGACCTGACCTTCCTGGTGGCCGAACCCACCCGCAAGGGCGTCTCGGTCTACCGCCAGTACCGGGACCACGCACGGGAGTTCGGGGTCCGGATCGCCGTGATCGGCAACAAGGTGACCGGCGAGGACGACCTCCTCTTCCTCAAGGAACATGTCGGCGACGACCTGTTGACCCACCTGGTCCACTCGTCCTGGGTTCGCGCCGCCGAACAGGGCCGGAATGCAGGTGACTTGGGCAGTCTGGAGCCCCACAACCGGCACGCCCTGACGATCCTGCGCGAGGCCGTCGACTCCCACCCCCGCGACTGGTCGGCGCTCCACCACCACGCGGTCGAGTTCCACTTGCGCAACGCCCGCTCCTGGGCGAACGAGGCGACCGGCCTCGATCTCGCGGCCCAGGTGGACCCGGGCTTCGTACCGGGTCCCGCCTCCCTCGGCTGACCCCCTCCTTTCAGATCACGACAACAGGACAGGAACCCCCCTCACATGTCTCTCGACGTCTCCCCCAAGCTCCTCGCCGAAGCCGAACAGGGCGACATCCGCGAGGAGGACTTCGTGGCCACGGTCCGCACGTCCCTCCCCTACGCCTACGACCTGATCGCCTCCCTGGCCACTGAACTGCGCGACGGCACGGTGGAGTTCACCGACAACCAGACCCCTCCCCCGTCCGAGCGGGAACGCGGCCAACTCCTGCGCGCCCTCGCCAGCGACGCCATCCGCGGCAGCCTGGAACGCCACTTCGGCGTGGCCCTGGCCTTCCAGAACTGCCACCGGGTGGCGGCGTTCCGCCCCGAGTCCCTGGACAGCGAGGCATACGCCCGCTTCACGTCGGTGCGCTCGCAGGTGCTGAACCAGTCGCCGGAGTTCAGGGACTGCTGAGAACCCCGCGAGCGGACTGCCATGCTCGCGCCCACTCGACGCCCGTGGGGTCGAGTGGACGCGGCCGGTCTTCGCAACCGTGGCCGAGGATCACAGCAGGCGAGCGGACGTCGGGAACGGGTGGGCCACGATCTCCGACCCGCCCCCGTCGTCCACCAACGCGAGGCGGTGGCGGACGGCGGGGCGGGGGCTGAGCGGAATCGTCCCGCGCGGCCCCATGTCCGTCGGCACTCCGGCTGTCCCGGATCCCACGGAGGTCCTGGAGGAGGTCCGCGGGTTCTGATCCCAGATGGATCTTCAGCGAGTCGGTACCGGCGATCTGGACCGTCCGCCGACGCGCTCGGCCGATGGTCAGCTCGGTCGTCCCGATGATTCCGACCAGGCGGCTGACCACCTCGCCGTACTCCTCGATGGGGAAGGCACGGATGTGCTGTCCCTGCGCGGCCGAGCTCCGGTCGGTGCGGCCTCGGGCGTCCATGAGGCTGAACTCGATGCTCTCGTCACCCAGGTGCGGGCGTGGATGGATGCGGGCGTGGGCGCCGGAGAGATAGGAGTCAGCGCCCGGTTCAAGAAGTCATGTGTGAAGACGGTGGCCCACCTGAAGGCTGCCGGCCTCCCCTCCATACCGCTGTGTGCCGTCGGCACCGCGGGCGAAGCGGAAGCCGTCCGGGTCGGGACCATGCACTCGTTCAAAGTTCTGGAGTTCCGCTGCGTCGCTGTCGTCGGCGTCAACGGGGACGCACTGCCGTTCCTGAAACCGGTCACGCCTGCCGACATGGACCCCCAGCAGCACGAGGCGAACATGATGTCCGAGCGCTGCCTGCTGTTCGTGGCCTGCACGAGGGCCCGCGACAGTCTGTACGTGTCCTGGTCCGGGAATCCGAGCCCGTTCCTGACAGAGGCGGGTGTGTGAAGCGGCGGGCCCGCCGGGCGACCACTTACCGAATGCTCTGCAAGAGTTGCCCGGTGGCCGTAACGGTCCAGAACGACCATCCATTGCGGTTCGGATTGACGTGCGGGTTGAGGGCCCGTACCAAGGCAACCGCCGCCCCACTGGGTGTCTCGTACTCGCCTCGGCCGGGACCGGAGGGGATCGTCAGGGTGCGGGACGACGGGTCGTAGTAAGCATCCACACGCCGTCCTTCGTAGATCGCGTGGATCTCGACGCCCTGCTCCGTGCGGAGTTCTTGAACTCCCGCTCCGACAAGCGTGGGTGCGGCTGGATCCTCTGCGATCACTTCCTCGTCGGCAGGCAGTTCGTCGGTGTCCGGGTGGGCGGCTTGCCCGGCGTAGGAGGGAAGTCCCAACAACTCGTTGAGGACGTCAGCCAGCAAGTGCCTGCGCCCGGCCAGAAAGTCGGGGAACCGTTCCAGGGACCGCAGCTCGGGATCCTCCGGAATCCACTGTTCGGCCAGGCGCTCACCCGCAATCCCCGCCATGTACTCGGCTGGGAGCTTCGAGGAGATCATCTTGTTCGTCTGACCGGTGACGAAGGCCAGGTTGGCGAGACTGTTCCACTCCTCCTTCGCGTACACCGGCTGGACCCGGGCGCGGGGGAACACGTGGTGGAACTCGATCTTGGCCCCGCTGTTCATCGGCTGGTCACTGATGGCGATGTTGGTCGCCCAGTCCCGCGCCCTGCCCCGCAGCGCGGCGATGTAGAGCAGCTTGAAGAAGGGATGCGTGGAGTACTTCTGCTCCAGATCCCTCGCCTGAAGCGGGCTGTCCACGGACCGGGTGCCGGAGGCGCGTCGGATGAGTTCGGTGAACAGGCCCTCTCCTTCACGCGTCCTGATCAGCCTGGCCTCCGCGTCCAGCTTGCCCTCGACCTGGAGCGAGTAGTGGCTGAAGCCCATCGCTGTGTACACCCACCGGCGCAGCAACTGGGCTTCG
Encoded proteins:
- a CDS encoding GNAT family N-acetyltransferase, whose amino-acid sequence is MHNYSIRAACPDDLGGARAVMLDTVYRDFGTGYVPRWHGDIIDPAAAYLVPARHTLLVALAPQDGTVVATAALDSRGPAHPPNPRELAERYPSGETAQLRRIYVRPEHRRRGLARRLVDELLAFATADGGYRSVYLHTDPAVPGAEPFWRTLGKVVHDERETTGGASGVVHFEIPMGR
- a CDS encoding nucleotide-binding protein, which gives rise to MRIAFVGKGGSGKTTLSALFSRQLARSGAPVLAVDGDINQHLAEALGHDGDDLGAPPLGAHMADIKDYLRGANPRIASREAMIKTTPPGRGSRLLRLLGDDELHARHVRRVGDVPLMVTGEFDESDLGVACYHSKLGGVELYLNHLVDGPGEYVVVDMTAGADAFASGLFTRFDLTFLVAEPTRKGVSVYRQYRDHAREFGVRIAVIGNKVTGEDDLLFLKEHVGDDLLTHLVHSSWVRAAEQGRNAGDLGSLEPHNRHALTILREAVDSHPRDWSALHHHAVEFHLRNARSWANEATGLDLAAQVDPGFVPGPASLG
- a CDS encoding SCO5389 family protein → MSLDVSPKLLAEAEQGDIREEDFVATVRTSLPYAYDLIASLATELRDGTVEFTDNQTPPPSERERGQLLRALASDAIRGSLERHFGVALAFQNCHRVAAFRPESLDSEAYARFTSVRSQVLNQSPEFRDC
- a CDS encoding 3'-5' exonuclease, with the translated sequence MDAGVGAGEIGVSARFKKSCVKTVAHLKAAGLPSIPLCAVGTAGEAEAVRVGTMHSFKVLEFRCVAVVGVNGDALPFLKPVTPADMDPQQHEANMMSERCLLFVACTRARDSLYVSWSGNPSPFLTEAGV